The Streptococcus respiraculi sequence ACGAATTATTCGTGCGGCGCGTGAATTGGGGATTGCAACGGTGGCCGTCTATTCAACGGCTGACAAGGAAGCTCTCCATACCATGCTAGCGGACGAGGCCATTTGTATCGGTCCAGCCCGTTCGCGGGATTCTTATTTGAACATGAATGCGATTATTTCTGCGGCAGTTGTGACAGGGGCAGAGGCCATTCACCCAGGCTTTGGCTTTTTAAGTGAGAACTCCACCTTTGCGACCCTCTGTGCAGAAGTAGGGATTGCTTTTATTGGGCCGTCTGGTAAGGTGATGGACCTGATGGGGGATAAAATCAATGCCCGCACCCAGATGATTCAGGCAGAAGTACCTGTTATTCCAGGCTCTGATGGAGAGGTTTTGACAGCAGAAGAAGCTCTCGTGATTGCGGAGAAAATCGGCTATCCTGTCATGCTCAAGGCTTCAGCTGGTGGTGGCGGAAAAGGGATTCGCAAGGTCGAAAAGGCTGAGGACCTCGTATCTGCCTTTGAATCGGCTTCAAGTGAAGCTAGGGCCGCTTTTGGAAATGGTGCCATGTACCTAGAGCGGGTCATCTATCCGGCTAGGCACATTGAAGTTCAGATTTTAGCCGACCGATATGGTCATGTCGTGCATTTGGGGGAGCGGGATTGCTCGCTTCAGCGTAATAATCAAAAGGTGCTGGAAGAAGCCCCTTCGATTGCTATCGGGCAAACGCTTCGTGAGGAGATTGGTCAGGCGGCAGTGCGTGCAGCCACAGCGGTTGGCTATGAAAATGCAGGCACAATTGAGTTTCTCTTAGACGAAGCAAGTGGTCAATTCTACTTTATGGAAATGAATACCCGTGTACAAGTAGAACACCCCGTGACGGAATTTGTGACAGGTGTGGATATTATCAAGGAACAAATCCGCATCGCAGCAGGTCAAGAACTGAGCGTAGCACAAGAAGAAATCGTGATTCAAGGGCATGCCATTGAATGCCGCATCAATGCTGAAAATCCAGCCTTTAACTTTGCCCCAAGTCCCGGAAAGATTTCAAATCTTTATCTGCCAAGTGGTGGGTGTGGTGTGCGGGTGGATTCAGCAGTTTATCCTGGCTATACCATTCCCCCTTACTATGACAGCATGATTGCCAAGGTCATTGTCCATGGTGCCAACCGTTTTGAAGCCCTGATGAAAATGCAGCGAGCTCTTTATGAGTTGGAAATTGAGGGTCTTGTGACCAATACAGACTTTCAGCTGGACTTGATTGCAGATAAGCGGGTGGTCGCAGGAGATTACGATACGGCCTATCTTATGGAAGAGTTTTTACCACGCTATCAAGGAAGCTTGGAATAGACTTTACCAGTCATCACTAAAAAGGAGGAGTTATGGCTCTATTTGGAAAAAAGGATAAATACATTCGCATCAATCCCAATCGGTCCCTCCTCAACGAGACCGCTCAGAAAAAGCCAGAAGTGCCTGATGCCCTGTTTTCAAAATGTCCAGCCTGTAAGCGTCTAATTTATCAGAAGGAACTGGGGCAGGAGAAGATGTGTCAGCATTGTTCCTATGCCTTTCGGATTGGCGCTTACGAGCGCTTGACATTAACGGTCGATGAGGATTCCTTTGAGGAGTTATTTACAGGCATTGAGACGACCAATCCCCTGGATTTTCCAGATTATCTGGAAAAATTGGATGCTGTCCGTAAAAAGACAGGGTTAGATGAAGCTGTTTTGACAGGAAGGGCGAGCATTTTAGGGCAGGAGGTCGCCCTTGGTATCATGGATGCGTCCTTTATCATGGCTAGCATGGGGACGGTTGTCGGTGAAAAAATTACCCGTCTTTTTGAATACGCCTTGGAGCAAAAGCTTCCTGTCGTCCTTTTTACGGCTTCAGGCGGTGCTAGAATGCAAGAAGGGATTATGAGCCTCATGCAGATGGCGAAAATCTCTGCCGCAGTCAAACGCCATTCCAATGCCGGTCTCTTTTACCTAACGATTTTGACCGATCCGACAACAGGTGGCGTGACCGCTTCCTTTGCCATGGAGGGGGATGTGATTTTGGCTGAACCGCAGGCTTTGATTGGCTTTGCAGGTCGTCGTGTGATTGAAACGACGGTTCGGGAGCAATTGCCTGATGATTTTCAAAAGGCGGAATTTCTGCAAGAACATGGTTTTGTAGATGCCATTGTCAAGCGTCAGGAATTGCGGAATACGATTGGTTTTCTAGTTAGACTGCACGGAGGAAAGAGATGACGGAGATTGCAAAAATCATTCGACAGGCGCGTGATCAGGCGCGGTTGACCAGTCTGGACTATGCGCGTTTGCTCCTAGACGACTTTATGGAATTGCACGGAGACCGCCAGTTTCGCGATGACGGCGCGGTCATCGGTGGAGTTGGTTTTTTGGGTGGAGAGCCTGTCACAGTAGTGGGCATCCAAAAAGGGAAAAGCTTGCAGGATAATCTCAAGCGCAATTTTGGTCAACCACATCCAGAAGGTTATCGAAAGGCACTGCGCTTGATGAAACAGGCCGAAAAGTTTGGGCGCCCCATTCTCACCCTGATTAACACAGCGGGAGCCTACCCAGGAATCGGAGCAGAAGAGCGCGGCCAGGGTGAGGCTATTGCTCGTAATCTTATGGAGATGAGCGATTTAACAGTTCCGATTATTGCCGTTATTATCGGCGAAGGAGGCTCTGGTGGCGCGTTAGCGCTTGCCGTAGCAGACAGGGTCTTTATGCTGGAAAATGCGATTTATGCAGTGCTTAGTCCAGAAGGGTTTGCATCTATTTTATGGAAAGATGCGAGCCGCTCTATGGAAGCAGCCCGTCTCATGAAGATTACCTCTTACGAACTTCTAAACATGGGAGTGGTGGAGAAGGTTATTTCAGAGCAAGGAAGTCAGAAAGAAGTAATCAAACGCTTGAGACAAGACATCCTGACAACCTTTAAGCACCTAGAGTCCCTACCGACGGAGCAGCTACTGGCAGAACGCTACGAACGCTTTCGGAAATATTAAAAGGAGTAAAGACAAACGATTCTTTCGAAATCATGCTTGTCTTTGCTCCTCTTATTTACTTTTTATAGAGTATTATTCCACATTCCACGCAACGCCCTCGTACTTCCATCCGCGGGTTGAGAGGACGGTTTTTTCATTGGCATCTCGTGTATAGAGGTGCTTTTTAATACCTGCGTGGTACAAACGATAAACTGGTGTCTTCCCACTTGATTTGTAGGCTTCACCCTCTTGGTTCCAACCCCGAGTCGCAAGGACCTGGTACTCGTTGGTATCCATGGTATAGAGGTGAACCTTTAGACCTGGGTGATAGAGACGGTAGACAGGAGTTCCAGAGGCATTGTTACTAGTCCATGCTTGCCCCTCTTGGTACCACCCCCGTGTTCCAAGAACACGATACTCATTTTCGTCTATGGTATAGAGATGAACTTTTAAATCTGGTTGATACAGGCGGTAGACAGGGCTACTTGCTGGAATGACTTCAATATCGAACGATTTTGCATGATATATTGCTGGTCTTGTATCAGTCGTAAACCTAACATCATATTTTTTCATATCATCTAGAAATTGAGGATACGAACTACCGACCGAAATCTCTAATCTTGTTTTGCCAACCGTCACTGCTTTCCAATGACCAGTATCATCTATTTCTAAGACATCTCTAGAAGAATTTGGACCAAAAGAATAAAGGTAGGGCTTCTGAAAATCTTTTAGTGGGCCATCTTGTAAGGGGCGAACTTGTCCAGATTGCCCAAGGACGATTTTCCCTTGCGGTACTGTTGCTTCATCTAAATAAAATTCATTATAGTCAATGTAGGTTGTTGCTTCTGCACTTTGAATAACCGCAAAACACATACAGAAAACGGCAAGTAGCGCAGTTAGATAAATAGTCAGTTTTTTCATCATCAAAAAGCTCCTTTATTTTTAGTATAGCAAAATAAAAAGAGGATGTCTATTGTTTATGCAAGCGCTACCAAGGTGTATTCGTATATCCTATGAAAGTCTTGTATTGCAAGGCTTTTCTGGTTGATGAATGAAAATAATCCCTTGCTTGTTGTCGTTTGAGTGGTTATACGGTTGATTTCTTATCTTGAACAAATCAAAATGAGGTTAGACAGAGCCAGCCTCATTTTAAACGATTTAAATAATCTTAGTTAGGTGCAATGACTTCTGCCCCACCCATGTATGGACGAAGGACTTCTGGGATAGTAACAGAGCCGTCTGCGTTTTGGTAGTTTTCAAGGATGGCAGCAACGGTCCGTCCGACAGCAAGTCCTGAGCCGTTCAAGGTGTGAAGGAGTTTGACCTTGCCGTCTGCCTCATCGCGGTAGCGGATTTGGGCACGGCGTGCTTGGAAATCCTCTGTATTAGAGCAGCTAGAGATTTCACGATAGGTGTTTTGTGCTGGAATCCAGACTTCCAAGTCGTAGGTTTTGGCTGCTGAAAAGCCCATGTCTCCTGTGCAAAGAGCAAGAACACGGTAAGGAAGTCCTAGTTTTTGCAGGATGTTTTCGGCATTGGCAGTCATTTTCTCCAATTCTTCGTAAGATTCTTCTGGTTTGGCAAATTTGACCATTTCAACCTTGTGGAATTGGTGGAGACGAATCAAGCCACGGGTATCACGGCCGGCAGAGCCAGCTTCTGAACGGAAAGACGGGCTCATAGCAGTGAAGTAAATTGGCAAGTCTTTACCGTCTACAATCTCATCGCGGTAGTAGTTGGTAAGCGGCACTTCCGCTGTCGGAATGAGGACAAAGTTTGTCCCATCTAACTCAAAGGTATCTTCCTTGAATTTTGGATATTGTCCTGTACCAAACATTGAATCATGGTTGACCATGTAAGGAGTGATAACCTCTTGGTAGCCTTCTGCGATATGCTCATCGAGCATGAAGTTATAGAGGGCACGTTCCAAACGAGCACCGAGGTTTTTATAGAAGAGAAAGCGTGCGCCTGTTACTTTTGCCCCACGTTCCCAGTCAAGAATCCCTAAGTTTTCACCAAGATCCCAGTGAGCTTTTGGCTCAAAGTCAAATTCGCGTGGTGTGCCCCAACGGCGAACTTCCACATTTTCTTCCTCGTCTGCCCCAACAGGTACGCTATCGTGTGGCGTATTTGGCAAGATGACAAGGATTGCCTGTAATTTCTCGTCAATAGCAAGGAGTTCTGCATCAAGTCCTTTAATGGTAGCAGAGAGTTCTTGCATGGCTGCGATCTTGTCGTCTGCGCTTTCCTTGTTGCGCTTGGCTTGAGCGATTTCAGCAGAAACGGTATTACGTTCTGCCTTTAATTCCTCGACCTTGACTAAGACCTCACGGCGTTTGACGTCGAGTTCCTTGATTTGTGCCAAGGTTTCAGTTGCCACACCACGGGTTGCAAGCTTGGCAGCTACACCGTCAAAATCTGCTCGAATACGTTTCATATCTAACATGGTTTTCCTCCTATAAAAAACGCACCCATGGAAGCGTTGGAGTGACGAGAGCCACGGTTCCATCCAACTTCACATGAGTGCACTTATTTCAGTATCAAAATGGTTACACGGTAGAATTTCATACCATTTGCCTATCTGCTCGCAGCGACCGCAGACTTTCTGAAAAACGCCTGATACTACTTATCCGTTGCGACTATTATACTTGATTTTTTACTTTTTGGCAAATAGATTTTTGAAAAAATGCCCGATTGTCTGTAAGAGAGTCGGTAATTTGACGACTTTTTCATTGCCGATATGCTCTCTTGCATGCTTGAGAATGCTGCCAGTATCTTTTGAAGCAAAGAGGAATTTTCCGCTGTCGGTAAAGACTTGGAAGTGTCGGCTGATTGATTTACTAGAAACGTTTGCGCCGATTTGCTGGATATTTTCCCACGGGATTTGGATGTAGTCTTCGACATTAGCGTCAGCGTAAAACTCGAGAGCCTTGTCCCCAACGAGGAACTTTCCGACCTTGCCTCCAATGCCTAGATAAGAAACTCCAGTTGTTTGAAATTCAACGGTTTTATTTTGTGATTGTGCCATAGTGTATCCTTTACTGTTGTTCTCCTTATTATATCATATTCTATCGTCTTTAATACTGGGGAATACGTTTCGTTTTATCTATCTACTTTTTCTGAGAATAGAGCGAACGAAGTGAGCCAAAAGCGAGACTTTCGCAGTAGTTGTATCCTAAGCGACGGTGAAGTCGTTGCTTAGAACGGGATTTTCGGAGATCTAGAATCGAAAATGAGCATTGCTCCAACAGTCCAGTGGACTGTTGGAGGTTGGAAATACAAGCTTGCATCCGCACTATTTCAGAAAGTATCTTACCCACTAATTTTAATGGAATGTAAATTTGAGTTCAGTGACGATGGAATAAAAAGAAGGCCGAAACCTTCTTTTTGTAGAGTATTACATGATACCTGCTACACGAGCAAGAATACCAACGATAAAGAGTCCAATGATGATGGTGATTGGAGAAACTTTTTTCTTAAGCAACCACATACATAGGAAGGTAAGGAGCAAGTTCATAAATCCTGGAATCAAACCATTCAAGTTATCTTGGAAAGTTGTGACCTTAGTAGGAGTTTGCGAAAGGCCTTGACCAACGAATTCAAAGGCTTGGCGAATCCCTTCACTACCAGCTGGCAGTTGATCCCAATGGATGTATGCTTCTTTAGCAAGTGGCACTTCAGATACCTTGAAGGCAAAGTTGATAGATACCCAACGTTGTGCCAAGACAGCGAGGATAAACATACCAAGAATAGAAGCTCCTTTTGTGATGTCTTGGAGGATACCACCAGACATGTCTTTGGTAATTTCAGAACCAGCCTTGTAGCCGATTTCTTGTGTGTACCATAAGAAGGACATACGAATCAAGTTCCATGCGATGAAGAAGAGAAGTGGGCCGATGATGTTTCCTGTAAGAGCAAGAGAGGCACCAAGAGAACCAAGGATTGGACGAACAGTAAACCAAAAGACTGGATCACCAATACCAGCAAGAGGGCCCATCATACCGATTTTCACCCCTTGGATTGCTGCATCGTCAATATCTGCGCCATTTGCACGTTCTTCTTCAAGAGCAAGTGTTACACCAATGATAGGAGCAGCCACGTATGGGTGTGTATTGAAGAATTCCATGTGGCGTTTAAGAGCTGCAGCTTGGTCTTCTTTATTTGTGTATAATTTTTTAAGAGCAGGGACTAAAGAGTAAGCCCAACCCAAGTTTTGCATACGCTCGAAGTTCCAAGAAGCTTGGAGAAATTGTGAACGCCACCATACTTTTTTACGGTCGTTTACGGAAAGTTGTAGTTTTTCTGACATTGTAAATCTCCCTTCTTAGTAGTCTTCTAGGATATCGCCGATTGGGTCGTTAGAGGTAGCACCTCCGCCGCCATTTCCACCTGTTTTTGAAAGGTGGAGGTAGATAAGGGCGATGGCAACACCAAGGGCACCAAAACCGATAAGGGTGATTTGAGTGACAGCAGCAAGTACGAAACCAATGGCAAAGAATGGCCATACTTCGCGGGTTGCCATCATGTTAATAACCATAGCAAAACCAACAGCTACTACCATACCACCACCGACTTGCATACCGCCTTTGAGCCACTCAGGCATGAGGTTAAGCATAGCTTGGACAGACTCAGCAGGAATCGCAAGAAGCAGAGCGGCAGGAATCGCGATACGAAGTCCTTGAAGTGAAAGAGCGATTAAGTGGTAGCGTTCAATTGCAGCGAAGTTTCCTTTTTCAGCAGCAGCATCAGCTCCGTGCACAAGAGCGACAGAAGCGGTACGAACGAGCATTGTAAGGAAAAGACCTGCAATCGCAAGAGGGATAGCAATCCCTTGAGCAACGCTGATAGCTCCTTGTGAGAAGTCGCCACCTTTTACAAGGATGATAGCAGCAGCAATAGAAGCAAGAGCAGCATCAGGAGCGATAGCAGCTCCGATGTTAGACCAGCCGAGGGCGACAAGTTGAAGTGCACCACCAAGTGCAACACCAGCTGCAAGGTTACCTGTTACAAGACCGACAAGGGTACAAGCAACGATTGGTTGGTGAAATTGGAATTGGTCGAGGACACCTTCCATACCAGCAAGGAATGCAACTACGACGACCAAAATCATTGAAAGTAATGACATGATAAATCCTTTCTTTTCATAACGATATAAGATGAGGTTGAAAACGATTGTTTCTCCCTCTATCGTGCCAAATATGATTGAATTGGTTCAGTTCATCTGAATAGGCGTGCTCAATTGTGATAGGCGAACAATTCAAGTTTGCCGATGAATGAAACCGTCAATCAGACCACAATTTCTAATTAGAAATTAGTGGGGCACATTTGCTTTGTTGATTAAGTCAAACAAGTCTTTCTTCGAGTCGTTTGGCACCTTACGAACGTCAAATTCAACGCCTAAATCACGCAATTTTTCAAAGGTTGCGACATCTTCTTTGTCCATAGAAAGTACATTGTTGACCATGGTTTTACCAGTTGAATGCGCCATTGAGCCGACATTCAAGGTCTTGATTGGTACACCGCCTTCGATTGCACGAAGTGCATCTTGAGGTGTTTCAAATAAGATAAGGGCATGGGTATTTCCAAAGCGAGGATCTTTTGCAACATCAATCAATTTCTGGATTGGTACGACATTTGCTTTGACATTTCCTGGTGCAGCTTGTTTGATCAATTCTTTACGAAGTGAATCAGCAGCTACTGAGTCAGAAGCAACGATGATTCGATCTGCTTTTGAATCGGGTGTCCAAGCAGTCGCAACTTGACCATGCAATAGGCGCGTGTCAATACGAGCAAGGTTGATTTTTAATTTCCCATCTCCGATAACTGTTCCTTCAGGGATAGCAGCTTGGGCGACTGCAACTGTTGGTGCAGCAGCTATTTCTTCTACAGGGTTCAATTCTTCTGGAAGGGCTTTGATTCCGTCTTTAGATTCTTTGATGATGTTTGCAGCAACAGCAGCAACGCCTGCATTTGCATCCATCATACGTTCTGTGTAGGCTTGAATTAACATTGGCAAATTCAAACCAGTAATGATAGCGAAGGTACGGTCTGGGTTTTCTCCCATAACACGACTTGCTTGGTTAAATGGGGACCCACTCCATAGGTCAGCAAGAACCAAGATTTCGTCATTCACATCAAAAGTAGCCACAGCATCGTTGAATTTAGCGTATAAATCGTCTGGTCCTTCATTTGGCATAAAGGTTACAACTTGAACTTTTTCTTGTTCGCCAAAAATCATAGAACCAGATTGATGAATACCTGCAGCAAATTCACCATGGCTTGCAATAATGATTCCGATACTCATTATGTTTCCTCCTAAATAATTTTCCAATCATTGAACAGGCTACCTTCAGTATATGTGCCTATCTACAGTTTCTGAATGTTGTAGTCTAAATCAATGACTAAAGTTCTCCATGTTGCTAATTTGAGCCGACATTTCCGAACTGTCTTATTATAAAACGTTTTCAAATCCTCTGTCAAGTAGATATGTGCTGTTTGGAAGTAAATTTTTTCAAGGATTTCTGAAAAATGGTCTATACATTTACAAACAAGTTTGCATGAAAGCTGATAAATAAAGGATTAAAGAGTTCTGAAATAAGAAAAAAGGATGACAGAGAAGTGTGACATCCGATTGACTGTTGACATAAAAAACAACCTCCCTGTCGGAAGTTGTCTTGCTTTTACTCTATAAAAATAGTCTTTGCAGTTCTTTGGCGACACCATCTTCATCATTGGTGTAGTCTGTTAGGCAGTCAGCATAAGGCAGCAGGGTATCGCTGGCATTTTTCATGGCGTAGCCTGTTCCAGCTAGAGACAACATTTGAACATCGTTGTGCTCATCGCCAAAGGCAATTAGGTCCTTGGAGTCCATGCGGTAGTGATCGAGTAGGTAGCTAAGGGCAGAAGCCTTGGTCACGCCCTTGGCACAGGTCTCAAGGATATTAAGCGGACCACCCCAGGTGTTGATTTCTAGTTCATCATTGAAATAACGATTGATATCATCAGCTAGGGCATATTTATCGGCTGCGCGTGTCTGCATCAAAATGGAATGGGGGTCTGATGTAATCCGCTCAGGCTTGATGAGGGTGTCTGGCGTGATTTGCTCGACCCCTAGGAGGGCAGGGCTAAAATTGTCCAGATAATTTTGTGTGATAAAGAACTTATTTTTGTATTCTCCTGCAATAAAGTCTGCTTCAAACTGCTCTTCTTCTTTTAAAAAGTTGATTAAATACTGCTTGTCAATGAGGATATTTTGCTCCCATTCCCAATTTTGGTCTGGAATATGGATGAGGGAGCCATTGAAGTTAATCATGGGAGTGGTGAGCTCCAGCTGTTTATAATAATCGTAGGCCATGCGGTAGGGCCGGCCGGTTGCGATAATCACGGTGTGACCAGCTTCTTGAACCTTGCGGATGGTGTCAATGGTATCGGTGCTTAGTTGGCTCTGCTTGTTTAATAAGGTCCCATCTAAATCGAGGGCAATCATCTTTTTCGTCATACGAGTCCACTCCTTTTCTGTAAACTATTTATACTATTCGTCAAAATGTTCATCATTCTTCATTTTGAAAGAGAATTGGATGGCATTTTCTATAGAATATAAGTATAGCAGAATACGGTAGCTTTCGCAAAGATGGGGCGTTTGTTGCGGTCATCCGACATTTATTATTCGATGGTTAAAACTGTATAGAGGAGATAAAATCAGTAAAATCCGAACATTCATTTTCTAAATTAGGTGCTTATTCAAAAAAGAAAACATTTTCACGAACATTAGGGTTGAAAAGTGAATGTTTTTTGTTTATAATATATTTATCGTTCGTAAATAAAGGAGATTTTTGAAAAATGGACAAGTTTTTTGGTCTAAAAGAACATGGAACGACAGTTTCAACGGAAATCATGGCAGGTTTGACGACTTTCTTCGCCATGTCATACATTTTATTTGTTAATCCAAGTGTATTGAGTGTGGCTGGTATGCCTTCACAGGCGGTATTCTTAGCAACGATTATTGCAAGTACCGTATCAACTCTCATTATGGGGCTCTTTGCTAACGTTCCGTATGCCTTGGCACCAGGAATGGGCTTGAATGCTTTCTTTACCTATACAGTCGTTATCGGACTTGGATTTACGTGGCAGGAAGCCTTGGCAATGGTCTTCCTTTGCGGTCTGTTTAATATTTTTATTACCGTTACAAAGGTGCGTAAGAGTATTATCAAGGCGATTCCAGTTAGCTTGCAACATGCTATCGGTGGTGGTATCGGGGTGTTCGTTGCTTATCTTGGTTTCAAAAATGCTAACCTTATTACTTTCTTGACATCAGGGTCTGATATCATGACAGTCAATGGCGTGGCTCCTGCTGATGCGACAGCGGAGACCTTCTCAAATGGAGTCTTTTCAGTCCTAGCTGGTGGAGGAGTTGTTCCAGCTATTTCAACCTTTACAGATCCAAGTGTTCTCTTAACAATCTTTGGTCTAATTTTGACAGCTATCTTAGTTATTAAAAATGTCCGTGGTGGTATCTTGATTGGGATTGTAGCGACAACGCTTGCGGGTATTCCAGCGGGTGTGGTCGATCTTTCTTCTATCAACTTTGCAGAAAACCATATCGGAAGTGCTTTTGCAGAGTTAGGGACAACCTTCCTTGCATCCTTTGGTGGCATGTCATCACTCTTTAGTAATACAGAGCGTTTGCCGTTGGTCTTGATGACAATCTTTGCTTTCAGCTTGTCTGATACGTTTGATACGCTTGGTACCTTTATCGGTACAGGTCGTAAGACAGGAATCTTTTCTGCAGAAGATGAAGCTGCCCTTGAGAACGGAAAAGGGTTCAACTCAAAAATGGACAAGGCTCTCTTTGCCGATGCTATTGGTACGTCAATCGGTGCGATTTTCGGAACTTCTAATACAACGACTTACGTTGAGTCTGCAGCGGGTATTTCAGCAGGTGGACGGACTGGTTTGACTGCGGTAACGACAGCTATCTTGTTCCTATTGTCTATCCTTATCTTGCCATTTGTCGGCATTGTTCCGGCAGCTGCAACTGCTCCAGCTCTTATCATCGTAGGGGTCATGATGGTATCTTCTTTCCTTGATGTGGATTGGAGCAACTTTGAAGATGCGCTCCCAGCCTTCTTTGCAGCCTTCTTCATGGCACTATGTTTCTCTATCTCGTACGGAATTGCAGCGGCCTTTATCTTCTATTGCTTGGTCAAAGTCTCAACAGGCAAGGCAAAAGATATTCACCCAATTCTTTGGGGGGCAACAGCCTTGTTCATTCTGAACTTTATCATCTTAGCGATTCTCTAACATAGGTACTTTCTAAAAATAGACGGGGTTGAGTCAAAGAAGACTAGCTTCGTCTTTTTATATAATCAGCAAGGTAAGTGACAAATCTAAGAACCTGTATTCATAAGCTCCTGAATAGAGTTGCTGAGCTGTGAATACAGATTCTTAGATTTCAGTTTTTTAGAGTATAGAGTGACAAAGCCTTGCCACTATGGTATAATATAGGGCATGTATAGTCAGAATGAAGAAGAATTGATTGCGCTAGGACAGGCGATT is a genomic window containing:
- the accC gene encoding acetyl-CoA carboxylase biotin carboxylase subunit, whose product is MFRKILIANRGEIAVRIIRAARELGIATVAVYSTADKEALHTMLADEAICIGPARSRDSYLNMNAIISAAVVTGAEAIHPGFGFLSENSTFATLCAEVGIAFIGPSGKVMDLMGDKINARTQMIQAEVPVIPGSDGEVLTAEEALVIAEKIGYPVMLKASAGGGGKGIRKVEKAEDLVSAFESASSEARAAFGNGAMYLERVIYPARHIEVQILADRYGHVVHLGERDCSLQRNNQKVLEEAPSIAIGQTLREEIGQAAVRAATAVGYENAGTIEFLLDEASGQFYFMEMNTRVQVEHPVTEFVTGVDIIKEQIRIAAGQELSVAQEEIVIQGHAIECRINAENPAFNFAPSPGKISNLYLPSGGCGVRVDSAVYPGYTIPPYYDSMIAKVIVHGANRFEALMKMQRALYELEIEGLVTNTDFQLDLIADKRVVAGDYDTAYLMEEFLPRYQGSLE
- the accD gene encoding acetyl-CoA carboxylase, carboxyltransferase subunit beta — encoded protein: MALFGKKDKYIRINPNRSLLNETAQKKPEVPDALFSKCPACKRLIYQKELGQEKMCQHCSYAFRIGAYERLTLTVDEDSFEELFTGIETTNPLDFPDYLEKLDAVRKKTGLDEAVLTGRASILGQEVALGIMDASFIMASMGTVVGEKITRLFEYALEQKLPVVLFTASGGARMQEGIMSLMQMAKISAAVKRHSNAGLFYLTILTDPTTGGVTASFAMEGDVILAEPQALIGFAGRRVIETTVREQLPDDFQKAEFLQEHGFVDAIVKRQELRNTIGFLVRLHGGKR
- a CDS encoding acetyl-CoA carboxylase carboxyl transferase subunit alpha, whose translation is MTEIAKIIRQARDQARLTSLDYARLLLDDFMELHGDRQFRDDGAVIGGVGFLGGEPVTVVGIQKGKSLQDNLKRNFGQPHPEGYRKALRLMKQAEKFGRPILTLINTAGAYPGIGAEERGQGEAIARNLMEMSDLTVPIIAVIIGEGGSGGALALAVADRVFMLENAIYAVLSPEGFASILWKDASRSMEAARLMKITSYELLNMGVVEKVISEQGSQKEVIKRLRQDILTTFKHLESLPTEQLLAERYERFRKY
- the serS gene encoding serine--tRNA ligase, yielding MLDMKRIRADFDGVAAKLATRGVATETLAQIKELDVKRREVLVKVEELKAERNTVSAEIAQAKRNKESADDKIAAMQELSATIKGLDAELLAIDEKLQAILVILPNTPHDSVPVGADEEENVEVRRWGTPREFDFEPKAHWDLGENLGILDWERGAKVTGARFLFYKNLGARLERALYNFMLDEHIAEGYQEVITPYMVNHDSMFGTGQYPKFKEDTFELDGTNFVLIPTAEVPLTNYYRDEIVDGKDLPIYFTAMSPSFRSEAGSAGRDTRGLIRLHQFHKVEMVKFAKPEESYEELEKMTANAENILQKLGLPYRVLALCTGDMGFSAAKTYDLEVWIPAQNTYREISSCSNTEDFQARRAQIRYRDEADGKVKLLHTLNGSGLAVGRTVAAILENYQNADGSVTIPEVLRPYMGGAEVIAPN
- a CDS encoding DUF956 family protein, which codes for MAQSQNKTVEFQTTGVSYLGIGGKVGKFLVGDKALEFYADANVEDYIQIPWENIQQIGANVSSKSISRHFQVFTDSGKFLFASKDTGSILKHAREHIGNEKVVKLPTLLQTIGHFFKNLFAKK
- a CDS encoding PTS system mannose/fructose/sorbose family transporter subunit IID is translated as MSEKLQLSVNDRKKVWWRSQFLQASWNFERMQNLGWAYSLVPALKKLYTNKEDQAAALKRHMEFFNTHPYVAAPIIGVTLALEEERANGADIDDAAIQGVKIGMMGPLAGIGDPVFWFTVRPILGSLGASLALTGNIIGPLLFFIAWNLIRMSFLWYTQEIGYKAGSEITKDMSGGILQDITKGASILGMFILAVLAQRWVSINFAFKVSEVPLAKEAYIHWDQLPAGSEGIRQAFEFVGQGLSQTPTKVTTFQDNLNGLIPGFMNLLLTFLCMWLLKKKVSPITIIIGLFIVGILARVAGIM
- a CDS encoding PTS mannose/fructose/sorbose transporter subunit IIC; amino-acid sequence: MSLLSMILVVVVAFLAGMEGVLDQFQFHQPIVACTLVGLVTGNLAAGVALGGALQLVALGWSNIGAAIAPDAALASIAAAIILVKGGDFSQGAISVAQGIAIPLAIAGLFLTMLVRTASVALVHGADAAAEKGNFAAIERYHLIALSLQGLRIAIPAALLLAIPAESVQAMLNLMPEWLKGGMQVGGGMVVAVGFAMVINMMATREVWPFFAIGFVLAAVTQITLIGFGALGVAIALIYLHLSKTGGNGGGGATSNDPIGDILEDY
- a CDS encoding PTS sugar transporter subunit IIB, encoding MSIGIIIASHGEFAAGIHQSGSMIFGEQEKVQVVTFMPNEGPDDLYAKFNDAVATFDVNDEILVLADLWSGSPFNQASRVMGENPDRTFAIITGLNLPMLIQAYTERMMDANAGVAAVAANIIKESKDGIKALPEELNPVEEIAAAPTVAVAQAAIPEGTVIGDGKLKINLARIDTRLLHGQVATAWTPDSKADRIIVASDSVAADSLRKELIKQAAPGNVKANVVPIQKLIDVAKDPRFGNTHALILFETPQDALRAIEGGVPIKTLNVGSMAHSTGKTMVNNVLSMDKEDVATFEKLRDLGVEFDVRKVPNDSKKDLFDLINKANVPH
- a CDS encoding Cof-type HAD-IIB family hydrolase, with product MTKKMIALDLDGTLLNKQSQLSTDTIDTIRKVQEAGHTVIIATGRPYRMAYDYYKQLELTTPMINFNGSLIHIPDQNWEWEQNILIDKQYLINFLKEEEQFEADFIAGEYKNKFFITQNYLDNFSPALLGVEQITPDTLIKPERITSDPHSILMQTRAADKYALADDINRYFNDELEINTWGGPLNILETCAKGVTKASALSYLLDHYRMDSKDLIAFGDEHNDVQMLSLAGTGYAMKNASDTLLPYADCLTDYTNDEDGVAKELQRLFL